From Penaeus chinensis breed Huanghai No. 1 chromosome 29, ASM1920278v2, whole genome shotgun sequence:
AATATTTAACAAACGAAACTGAGACCTTCCGGGCCCTCTACCGCCGGGCCCTCTTGGCGGCGTGGCTGGGGCTCCGCCGCGCGTACTCCGCCACGTGCGCGACGCCCCAGGGCCCCGCCACGTGCAGGTTGGCGCCGCTGACGTTGGCGTTGATGTGCGTGTTGTGGAGCTCGGCCACCTGCGAGGAGCAGGCGGCGGCGCCGTCGCCCGTGCTGCTCAGCTTGCCGACCCAGTACTCGTTGCCGGGCAGCGAGTTGCCGTCCCACGCGTAGCTCACCACCAGAGTCGTGCCCGCCGGCACGGGGTCGTGCAGGGCGCGGCGCGAGAAGTGGATGGTGACGTCCGTGCCCGGGAACCGCTGGCCGTCGCGCACGCCCTGGCACACCTCGGCGCCGATCCAGCTGAAGTCCACGTGCGCCACCCGCGCCGTGCTCGGCGCCGCCTGCAGCGCCTCCCCCCACGCGTCCACGAACATCGCGTCCTGGTCCTTGGAGGCGCGCCACACGCCCAACCCGAGGCCCACCACGTGCACGTAGGCCTTGAGCCCCTCGGCCGCCGCCCGCGCCCCGGCCTCCGCCAGGAGCACCTCCGCCGTCAGACGCATCCGCGCCTTGTACACGCCCACGTTCAGGAGCATGTTCTTGCTGACGCGGAGGAAGCCCTCGTCTCGCGCGCCCGCGTCGCTCCACGTTGGCAGCGCCCGCCCCCACATGCGCGCCCACAGGGCCTGCAGCTGCGACGGCGCCGCCCGCCCGCCGTAGCCTTTGGCCTCCGTGTTCTGCGTGGGCGTGACGAGGCAGTCCTGCCACTCCATGTAGCCCGTCTTCTTGAGCCTGGCGCCCACCATGCCCACGATCACGCCGCTCTCCGCGAAGGTGCCCGGCGTCCCCGGCACGCCCTTGTTGTGGCGGCTGCCGTCGTTGACGAAGAAGGAGCGCGACGACACCGCCAGCAGTGCCGACAGCTTCATCTCGTCGTAGCTGAGATAGTCGCGCAGGCAGAGCGGCGGCGCCTCCTGCGGCGTCCCGATGCGCTCGAAGCCGCCGGCGCCGCGGGTCCCGTCGCGCAGCAGGTACTGGTCGCCGCACGCGAAGAAGGTGGCGGGCCGCTTGCGGAGCAGCCGCTCCACCAACCCCACGACGTCCATGCCCGCGTACAGCGACCTGCGGGAGACACGCGCTCAGAGTACGGCTGTGGcgatgcaaggggggggggggggggggggatttaagagGAAATACAAAGAGGGACATGAACTCGCCGCGACGACTGACCCCAAAGAGCAAATGCACATGGCGCCTGATCCGTGACTTGAACATCTCAAAAGTGTCAGCACAGTCTATGGCAGGGCTACTCGCCTGGCGGCCCGCGGTCCGAATCCGGACCTTGCGAGAGGTGCAGCGGGACCCCGGGCTCCAGGCGAAGAGCAGAACGAAAT
This genomic window contains:
- the LOC125040484 gene encoding uncharacterized protein LOC125040484, with translation MSHITSHDVLDQGYSTLKSKGPVRQVPIHAEVRSQSRKYTLGNPPPGPSFHFVLLFAWSPGSRCTSRKVRIRTAGRQASSPAIDCADTFEMFKSRIRSLYAGMDVVGLVERLLRKRPATFFACGDQYLLRDGTRGAGGFERIGTPQEAPPLCLRDYLSYDEMKLSALLAVSSRSFFVNDGSRHNKGVPGTPGTFAESGVIVGMVGARLKKTGYMEWQDCLVTPTQNTEAKGYGGRAAPSQLQALWARMWGRALPTWSDAGARDEGFLRVSKNMLLNVGVYKARMRLTAEVLLAEAGARAAAEGLKAYVHVVGLGLGVWRASKDQDAMFVDAWGEALQAAPSTARVAHVDFSWIGAEVCQGVRDGQRFPGTDVTIHFSRRALHDPVPAGTTLVVSYAWDGNSLPGNEYWVGKLSSTGDGAAACSSQVAELHNTHINANVSGANLHVAGPWGVAHVAEYARRSPSHAAKRARR